One Vanessa cardui chromosome 17, ilVanCard2.1, whole genome shotgun sequence DNA window includes the following coding sequences:
- the LOC124536854 gene encoding uncharacterized protein LOC124536854, with the protein MSTSHFILFSALIVICGSQRSPYAGRRPIGFPVIETTTLANAQNDTLGNRFDTPENATTQRLPIEALGDRDLVNRLGQFPQDKQPFWFINWQALEQQRQKPQSYPLRPSSFAANAVIPVQTVQTNQVSTRTNQIFTNTNQVLTQTNQASTQTNQSSAQIIRNATSI; encoded by the exons ATGAGTACCAGCCATTTCATCTTATTCTCAGCACTGATAGTTATCTGCGGGAGCCAGAGGTCTCCATACGCTGGTCGTCGGCCAATAGGTTTCCCAGTAATTGAAACTACTACATTAGCGAATGCGCAAAATGATACTCTTGGAAATAG ATTCGATACACCGGAAAACGCAACCACACAGCGGTTACCAATCGAAGCTTTGGGAGATAGAGATCTCGTCAATCGTCTTGGACAGTTCCCGCAGGACAAACAGCCTTTCTGGTTTATCAATTGGCAAGCTCTGGAACAACAAAGACAAAAGCCACAGTCATATCCTTTAAGACCAAGCTCATTCGCCGCCAACGCTGTCATACCTGTCCAAACGGTACAGACAAATCAAGTATCGACACGgacaaatcaaatatttacaaatacaaatcaaGTATTGACTCAGACAAATCAAGCATCAACCCAGACAAATCAATCATCTGCACAGATTATAAGAAATGCAACAAGTATTTAA
- the LOC124537129 gene encoding U-Kazal-Dg21.2-like, translated as MNYFVILLGVLFNEISKSLGQECQIDCPVENEDMVCAFEINKSAYRMFPSKCAMEGFAKCYEMDFVRTPLRYCIKAHFAQTRRMYGESCPVFCPSHYRPVCGASKYRDYLYRTFTNGCYLDMLNCRGDDDFTGYVEVPLQFCQRHLMKNIFKEKLIMSNAFDHRDY; from the exons AAATTTCAAAATCACTCGGCCAAGAATGTCAAATAGATTGCCCCGTTGAAAATGAAGACATGGTTTGTGCCTTTGAAATTAATAAGAGCGCCTACAGAATGTTTCCAAGCAAATGCGCAATGGAGGGTTTTGCTAAATGTTATGAAATGg ATTTCGTAAGGACACCTCTGAGATATTGCATAAAGGCACATTTCGCACAAACGCGACGCATGTACGGCGAATCCTGTCCCGTGTTCTGCCCCAGTCATTACCGACCCGTATGCGGTGCTTCTAAATACAGAGACTATTTGTACAGGACTTTCACTAACGGTTGTTATCTAGATATGCTTAATTGCAGAGGAGACGACGATTTCACAG GTTACGTCGAAGTACCGCTACAATTCTGCCAAAGGCatctaatgaaaaatatattcaaggaAAAACTCATAATGTCAAATGCATTCGACCATCgcgattattaa